A portion of the Trachemys scripta elegans isolate TJP31775 chromosome 11, CAS_Tse_1.0, whole genome shotgun sequence genome contains these proteins:
- the RETREG2 gene encoding reticulophagy regulator 2 (The sequence of the model RefSeq protein was modified relative to this genomic sequence to represent the inferred CDS: added 137 bases not found in genome assembly): MERLAAALRQRLRGWEAALAAAQRLLVWERPLHSLVTAGGLGGALWLFSSTSLRPLFLLSISLLGILLLERWKPRFLFDFSAQPSEEPGGDSESVTAGAQPHLLSVPELCYCLAESWVTFRLYLLELLQYKRQNPAKFCARVCSGCLILAMVGHYVPGIMISSIILLSILLWPLVVYHELIQRMYTRLEPVLMKLDYSMKAETLHLKHEKRKRQGKSEPMAGDEPMAETESESEAELSGYSPVVDVKKTALALAITDSELSDEEASILESGGFSVSRATTPQLTDVSEDLDQQSLHSEPEESFAKDLAEFPSIEEYHSRDLGPQSDDDAFGVPLGPELAHATHELDSVEKEAVDSDLSVLHLASPLHFVNTHFNGNGQVAPGGAEPQTAAAPGLGIRIDVLSEEIVTTAITTVVQNTLSALLRSSEASEGPSLSEFLPTEPEERLNFQAQLSETEVVGMETAAPLEEEGEVDDFELLDQRELEQMDVEMGLGGEQEVQESPVPPVPASSQLPKPEDAEEAGAAASLS, from the exons GTTGTTTTCCTCCACTTCTCTGCGGCCTCTCTTTCTCCTCAGCATCTCTCTGCTTGGAATTCTCTTGCTGGAGAGGTGGAAGCCCAGGTTCCTGTTTGACTTCTCTG CGCAGCCCTCGGAGGAGCCGGGAGGGGACAG TGAGAGCGTGACAGCCGGAGCACAGCCCCACCTCCTCAGCGTCCCCGAGCTGTGCTACTGCCTGGCTGAGAGCTGGGTCACCTTCCGCTTGTACCTGCTGGAGCTGCTACAGTACAAGAGGCAAAACCCTGCCAAG TTCTGTGCGAGGGTCTGTTCGGGGTGCCTGATCCTGGCTATGGTCGGACACTATGTTCCGGGCATAATGATCTCCTCCATCATCT TGCTCAGCATTCTGCTGTGGCCGTTGGTGGTTTACCATGAGCTGATCCAGCGGATGTACACGCGGCTGGAACCTGTCCTGATGAAACTGGACTACAGTATGAAAGCAGAGACCCTGCACCTGAAGCACGAGAAGAGAA AGCGCCAAGGAAAGAGTGAACCCATGGCTGGCGATGAGCCAATGGCAGAGACCGAGAGTGAGAGCGAGGCGGAGCTGTCTGGCTACTCCCCGGTG GTGGATGTGAAGAAGACAGCACTAGCGCTGGCGATTACCGACTCTGAGCTCTCTGATGAGGAGGCTTCCATCCTGGAGAGCGGGGGCTTCTCTGTCTCCAGGGCCACCACCCCGCAGCTGACTGATGTGTCTGAAG ACCTGGACCAGCAGAGCCTGCACAGTGAGCCGGAGGAGTCCTTCGCCAAGGACCTGGCAGAGTTCCCCTCCATAGAAGAGTATCATTCCAGAGACCTGGGGCCACAAAGCGACGACGATGCCTTCGGGGTGCCACTGGGCCCTGAGCTTGCCCATGCTACCCACGAGCTGGACTCTGTGGAGAAGGAAGCTGTGGACTCTGACCTCTCCGTTCTCCATCTAGCTTCTCCTCTCCATTTTGTAAATACGCACTTCAATGGGAACGGGCAGGTGGCGCCAGGCGGCGCAGAGCCGCAGACGGCTGCTGCCCCCGGCCTGGGCATCCGCATCGATGTGCTAAGCGAGGAGATTGTCACCACTGCCATCACCACGGTGGTGCAGAACACCCTCTCGGCCCTGCTGCGCTCCTCTGAAGCTAGTGAGGGGCCCTCCCTCTCCGAGTTCCTCCCCACTGAGCCCGAAGAGAGACTGAACTTCCAGGCACAGCTGTCAGAGACCGAGGTGGTGGGGATGGAGACTGCAGCTcccctggaggaggagggggaagtggatgACTTTGAGCTACTGGATCAGAGGGAGCTGGAGCAAATGGATGTAGAGATGGGGCTTGGAGGAGAGCAGGAAGTGCAGGAATCGCCCGTCCCTCCAGTTCCAGCTTCCTCCCAGCTGCCAAAGCCAGAGGATGCAGAGGAGGCGGGGGCAGCGGCGTCTTTGTCTTAG